A window of Apium graveolens cultivar Ventura chromosome 8, ASM990537v1, whole genome shotgun sequence contains these coding sequences:
- the LOC141677776 gene encoding uncharacterized protein LOC141677776, whose translation MTSFCSTTTLISPPLISKPSPPSISSSSYSSPVLIFPARRRENFAGKARLVVKRPAAMIRMGEEEKLTRRNPLDFPIEWERPKPGRRPDIFPQFSPMKKPLPPPMPYDPPEEDEEEEEKKEGEEEEDPEKEEGDKPESRWFPFRW comes from the exons ATGACGTCGTTTTGCTCAACCACAACTCTAATCTCACCGCCTTTAATCTCTAAACCCTCTCCACCGTCCATATCTTCATCGTCTTATTCATCTCCGGTTTTGATTTTTCCGGCTCGCCGGCGAGAAAATTTCGCCGGAAAAGCGAGGTTGGTTGTGAAACGGCCGGCGGCGATGATTAGAATGGGCGAGGAAGAGAAGTTGACGCGCCGCAATCCTCTTGATTTTCCAATT GAATGGGAGAGACCTAAGCCTGGGCGAAGGCCTGATATATTCCCTCAGTTTAGCCCGATGAAAAAACCTTTGCCGCCTCCAATGCCATACGATCCTCCTGAAGAAGAcgaggaagaagaagaaaagaaagaaggagaagaagaagaagatccCGAGAAAGAGGAGGGGGACAAGCCGGAAAGCAGATGGTTTCCCTTTCGGTGGTGA